One Bombus pyrosoma isolate SC7728 linkage group LG7, ASM1482585v1, whole genome shotgun sequence genomic window carries:
- the LOC122569813 gene encoding TATA-binding protein-associated factor 172 isoform X1 gives MGSIRLDRLFILLETGTNAVTKRAAAQQLGEAQRLHPHDLHHLLARVSILLKSSQWDTRVCAAQAVQAILAQVPTWDPQPIKKETCTEDEETNRPNNKLNLEDFDMEKILARSSYLTGSEGNEYDLTATDGEQMLLPNQKEKIAAKLGLHPQLMGVDTSELFTNEDLTPEVLPPMLNIQTNVSVSETLKQPSGLSRREMNRARRKARQSVSKQRSREPDDHRNNEDYHNNSNAQSPIDNEGESLNKRIKLEELISLEIGVNYNSQTESVNGVPDSTGCWPDSVINWPLESFAESLCQDLFSQKWEIRHGAATALRELVKLHGKGAGKSKNQTAEKMAESHYQWLIDAALRLLCVLGLDRFGDFVSDQVVAPVRETCAQALGSLLLLVPNQKDDENKNRGITGILSVMLKLLEHDEWEARHGALLALKYLLAIRDDLLDDILPRVFPATMQGLSDPVDDVGAAAASALIPVASALPRLLKPSELEAIVIRLWELLREQDDLAAACNSFMKLLAAILSLPWARSYITPQPLSQVLPRLWPFLSHSSSSVRKATLQTLQTLTEDDGAHNENKKERWGEGGGLVLQEALRHVFQRALIEHVIAIQDVAERVWENLVVQSDLELLLHAACPLVSTWLCLAMQPEHVPFNPNLLMITTPNKGTKNNQVSGTCDGQSDASNNGGNNTVGGNVKSISELKVYIGGIETVAPNIRKSNLIHARCRAARMLGLLSHYVVQPAPGVTYTPDILSPSLCYAKVLLAHLNSRSALQRTIVGLTMSHWATVNNMKPPTIPDILRKRLLECLNEYVYYDEIATSFTRLLHDSRGYVATLKHYNLPVLIKVEPSGVMTLDQIAILAGKPISKLCAMGNTTSYGGPSGSFSNSSNPIKLKPKLIESLEERRSAVKIGAADIAAQQLSYNVMSTAALAGAATMLHCLPPSPQPLNPLIKPLMEAIKREENEELQKLAAKHLSYLVDLCVDRKPTPNAKISTNLCTFLCSDTEFTPRVNCNTNADLFDGILTLSNRQKHAERIAYNRGTNSGLSGGRGPGRPPTTEIPLEELLAYEEPEAKADRTRRRGATLALTAIATLFGAQLPTRLPHLWELILPNVLREKDKLTNRENIQEEVNQLIFGLQVLEVMAPSLHKALLPPVLECLSFLCELLAHPYKAVRHMASRCIAVLATLDTEKIIMQITSRVIPLLESTGGEKIYSGTVTAPSEVDSVKQGAAEALACLVESLGVNIVPYAVLFMVPLLGRMSDQNQAVRLACSATFATLVQLLPLDPGAITDPPDLIEKKTQEWRFLEQLLNPRSIPDTVLPIPVSAELRSYQQQGLNWLNFLNRYRLHGVLCDDMGLGKTLQTLCILALDHHRNPRAPPSLVVCPPTLTGHWVYEAEKFFKTKDLSVLQYVGTPPEREKLRPMVTYHKLIVASYEIIRKDIDYFETCQWNYCVLDEGHIIKNGKTKSAKATKRLHANHRLILSGTPIQNDVLELWSLFDFLMPGFLGTEKQFAAKYSRPILACREPKAGPKEQEAGALAMEALHRQVLPFLLRRNKEDVLKDLPPKITQDYYCDLSSLQRTLYEDFHTRRSATLLSATSCTSTGNNGCSVFEALRYLRNVCNHPKLVLNQRHPLYATVCSTLKQRKSTLSEIEYAAKLPALKQLLLDCGIGQPQRQQNRNSVTTDGTSDNQPPQEQQLVSQHRALIFCQLKAMLDIVEKDLLCTHLPTVTYLRLDGSVQTTQRHSIVTRFNADPSIDVLLLTTQVGGLGLNLTGADTVIFVEHDWNPMKDLQAMDRAHRIGQKKVVNVYRLITRSTVEEKIMGLQKFKLLTANTVISTENASLETMATDQLLDLFSLDNGKEKKSEIQDDATSKISEVPGISRSVLEILPELWEQQQYDDEYDIQSFLSTLK, from the exons ATGGGTTCTATTAGGCTAGACAGGCTATTCATACTATTGGAAACAGGGACAAATGCAGTAACTAAAAGAGCTGCAGCACAGCAATTAGGAGAAGCACAGAGATTACATCCTCATGATTTACATCATTTATTGGCAAGAGTTTCTATCCTTTTAAAGTCTTCACAATGGGATACCAGAGTTTGTGCTGCACAAGCTGTACAAGCTATACTTGCTCAAGTTCCTACTTGGGATCCACAACCcattaagaaagaaacatgTACAG aaGATGAAGAAACAAACAGAccaaacaataaattaaatttggaaGACTTTGATATGGAAAAGATTTTAGCACGCAGTTCATATCTTACTGGATCAGAAGGCAATGAATATGATTTAACAGCTACTGATGGAGAGCAAATGCTACTTCCTAatcaaaaggaaaaaattgctGCTAAATTGGGCCTTCATCCACAATTAATGGGAGTTGATACATCAGAATTGTTTACCAACGAAGATCTTACACCAGAAGTATTACCACCtatgttaaatatacaaactAATGTATCTGTGAGTGAAACGCTAAAACAACCTAGTGGTCTTAGTAGACGTGAAATGAATAGAGCTAGACGTAAG gCACGACAGTCGGTTTCAAAACAACGTTCACGAGAACCTGATGACCATCGTAACAACGAAGATTATCACAACAATTCAAATGCTCAATCTCCCATCGATAATGAAGGAGAATCactaaataaaagaataaaattagagGAACTGATTTCGTTAGAGATTGgcgttaattataattcacaGACTGAATCAGTCAATGGAGTACCAGATAGTACTGGTTGCTGGCCAGATTCTGTAATAAATTGGCCTCTAGAATCATTTGCAGAAAGTCTCTGTCAAGATCTATTTAGTCAAAAATGGGAAATAAGGCACGGAGCAGCGACTGCTTTACGTGAACTCGTAAAACTTCATGGGAAAG gtGCAGGTAAATCGAAGAATCAAACTGCAGAGAAAATGGCTGAAAGTCATTATCAGTGGCTTATTGATGCCGCCCTGCGACTACTATGTGTTTTAGGATTAGATAGATTTGGAGATTTTGTTTCTGATCAAGTCGTTGCGCCCGTACGAGAAACATGTGCTCAAGCACTAGGTTCTCTTTTATTACTAGTGCCAAATCAAAAagatgatgaaaataaaaatagggGAATTACAGGAATACTTTCAGTCATGCTGAAACTGTTGGAGCATGATGAATGGGAAGCAAGACATGGTGCGCTACTTGCACTCAAATATTTACTTGCTATACGAGATGATCTGTTAGACGACATACTACCGAGAGTATTTCCAGCTACTATGCAAGGTCTTTCCGATCCAGTCGATGATGTAGGTGCTGCAGCAGCAAGTGCGCTTATACCAGTAGCATCTGCTCTACCACGTTTGTTAAAACCATCAGAACTAGAAGCAATTGTAATTCGTCTTTGGGAACTTTTACGTGAACAAGATGATCTAGCAGCAGCATGTAatagttttatgaaattacttGCTGCTATACTTTCATTACCTTGGGCGCGCTCTTATATTACTCCTCAGCCATTATCGCAG GTCTTACCACGATTATGGCCATTTCTTAGTCATTCTAGTTCCAGTGTACGTAAAGCCACCTTACAAACATTACAAACATTAACTGAAGATGATGGTGCTCATaatgagaataaaaaagaacgatgGGGCGAAGGAGGTGGACTTGTATTGCAAGAGGCCCTCCGTCATGTTTTTCAACGAGCGTTAATAGAGCACGTAATTGCCATACAAGATGTAGCTGAACGTGTTTGGGAAAATCTAGTCGTACAAAGCGATCTCGAACTTTTATTGCATGCAGCGTGTCCTCTTGTCAGCACATGGCTTTGCCTTGCAATGCAACCGGAACACGTGCCATTTAATCCGAACTTACTCATGATAACCACTCCTAATAAAGGAACTAAGAATAATCAAGTTTCTGGTACTTGCGACGGACAATCAGATGCTAGTAATAACGGAGGAAATAATACTGTTGGTGGAAATGTAAAATCCATATCCgaattaaaagtttatattGGTGGAATCGAAACTGTAGCTCCAAACATAAGGAAATCAAACTTAATTCATGCTCGTTGTAGAGCTGCACGAATGTTAGGGTTGTTATCGCATTACGTAGTACAACCAGCACCAGGTGTTACTTACACACCAGATATACTTAGTCCTTCACTTTGTTACGCTAAAGTATTACTGGCACATCTGAATTCGCGTTCAGCATTACAACGCACCATTGTAGGTTTGACGATGTCTCATTGGGCGACTGTAAATAACATGAAACCACCTACAATACCAGATATTTTAAG GAAGAGACTATTGGAGTGTTTGAACGAGTACGTATACTACGATGAGATCGCCACATCTTTTACTCGTCTGTTACACGACAGTCGCGGTTACGTTGCCACTCTCAAACATTATAACCTGCCTGTTCTTATCAAGGTAGAACCATCGGGAGTGATGACGCTCGACCAAATTGCAATCCTTGCTGGGAAACCAATTTCAAAACTTTGTGCCATGGGTAATACGACAAGCTACGGAGGACCTAGTGGAAGTTTTAGCAACAGCTCTAACCCAATTAAATTAAAGCCAAAGTTGATTGAAAGTTTAGAAGAAAGGCGGAGTGCAGTGAAAATAGGTGCTGCCGATATAGCAGCACAGCAACTttcatataatgttatgtcaACGGCAGCACTCGCTGGTGCTGCAACAATGTTACATTGTCTTCCTCCATCTCCACAACCTCTTAACCCATTGATAAAACCATTAATGGAAGCTATTAAAcgcgaagaaaatgaagaactACAGAAACTGGCTGCAAAGCATTTGTCGTATTTAGTTGATCTCTGTGTAGATAGAAAACCTACTCCTAATGCAAAG ATATCGACCAATTTATGTACATTCCTATGCTCGGATACTGAATTTACACCTCGTGTAAATTGTAATACAAACGCAGATCTATTTGACGGAATTCTTACTTTAAGCAATAGACAGAAACATGCTGAAAGAATAGCTTATAATCGGGGAACCAACAGCGGACTTAGTGGAGGCAGAGGGCCTGGCCGGCCACCAACAACTGAAATTCCTTTAGAAGAACTACTTGCTTATGAAGAACCTGAAGCTAAAGCTGATAGAACACGTCGTCGCGGAGCTACTTTAGCACTTACCGCTATAG CTACTCTATTTGGTGCACAATTACCAACACGTTTGCCGCATCTTTGGGAACTAATATTACCAAACGTATTACGAGAAAAAGACAAACTCACtaatcgtgaaaatattcaagaagaAGTAAATCAGTTAATTTTTGGTTTACAAGTTTTAGAAGTTATGGCTCCCAGTCTTCATAAAGCCTTACTGCCTCCTGTCCTAGAATGCCTTTCATTCTTATGTGAATTATTGGCTCATCCTTACAAAGCTGTCAGACACATGGCATCCAGATGTATAGCTGTATTAGCTACATTAGATACAGAGAAG ATAATAATGCAGATTACAAGCCGTGTAATACCACTTCTAGAATCAACTGGTGGAGAGAAAATATACTCAGGGACTGTAACAGCACCAAGCGAAGTAGATTCAGTAAAACAAGGCGCAGCCGAAGCGTTAGCATGTCTTGTCGAAAGTTTAGGTGTTAATATCGTTCCATACGCTGTGCTCTTTATGGTTCCTTTGCTTGGGCGTATGAGTGATCAAAATCAGGCTGTAAGATTAGCTTGTAGTGCTACATTCGCAACACTTGTGCAACTTTTGCCCCTTGATCCTGGTGCAATTACGGATCCGCCAGATTTAAT agaaaagaaaacacaaGAGTGGCGGTTCTTAGAACAACTTTTGAATCCACGCAGTATCCCAGATACCGTATTACCGATTCCAGTATCTGCAGAGTTACGTTCTTATCAACAACAAGGCTTAAATTGGTTAAATTTCTTGAATCGTTATCGACTTCATGGTGTTTTATGCGATGACATGGGCCTCGGAAAAACTTTACAAACTCTTTGTATACTAGCTTTAGATCATCATCGTAATCCTCGTGCTCCACCAAGCTTGGTAGTGTGTCCGCCAACTCTAACTGGTCATTGGGTGTATGAGGCAGAGAAGTTCTTCAAAACCAAAGATCTCTCAGTGTTACAATATGTTGGCACCCCACCTGAGCGTGAAAAATTACGTCCAATGGTTACTTATCACAAACTTATCGTTGCAAGTTATGAAATAATCCGTAAGGATATCGATTATTTCGAAACTTGTCAATGGAACTACTGTGTGCTCGACGAAGGTCACATTATCAAAAATGGAAAGACAAAAAGTGCTAAGGCAACTAAACGATTGCATGCGAATCACAGACTTATACTTTCGGGAACACCAATACAAAACGATGTACTTGAATTATGGTCCTTGTTTGACTTTTTAATGCCAGGTTTCCTGGGTACTGAAAAACAATTTGCGGCAAAGTACTCACGTCCTATACTAGCCTGTAGGGAACCAAAAGCTGGCCCAAAAGAACAAGAAGCGGGAGCTTTAGCAATGGAAGCACTTCATAGAcaa GTTTTGCCATTCTTACTTAGacgaaataaagaagatgTCCTCAAAGATTTACCACCAAAAATTACACAAGACTATTATTGCGACTTATCGTCATTACAACGTACGCTATACGAAGATTTCCATACTCGACGTTCTGCCACTTTATTATCCGCTACGTCATGCACTTCAACTGGAAATAATGGCTGTAGTGTCtttgaagcattacgatatctgCGTAATGTTTGTAATCATCCCAAATTAGTATTAAATCAACGACATCCGTTATACGCAACT gTGTGTAGTACATTGAAGCAACGAAAGAGCACATTATCCGAGATAGAATATGCAGCCAAGTTACCTgcattaaaacaattattattagattgtgGCATAGGACAGCCACAGCGACAACAAAACCGCAATTCTGTAACTACTGATGGTACATCAGATAATCAACCACCACAGGAGCAACAGTTAGTGAGCCAACATCGAGCTTTAATTTTTTGTCAATTAAAAGCAATGCTAGATATCGTGGAAAAAGATCTTCTTTGTACACATTTACCTACTGTTACATATCTTCGTCTCGATGGAAGTGTACAAACCACGCAAAGGCATTCCATAGTAACACGTTTTAACGCAGACCCGTCGATAGACGTGCTTCTGTTAACGACTCAAGTCGGTGGTCTTGGATTGAATCTAACTGGTGCTGACACTGTTATATTTGTGGAACATGACTGGAATCCTATGAAGGATCTTCAAGCGATGGATCGAGCACATCGTATTGGTCAAAAGAAAGTAGTGAACGTATACAGGTTAATCACAAGATCAACAGTAGAGGAAAAGATCATGGGACTACAGAAATTCAAACTTCTCACAGCAAATACCGTAATTTCAACGGAAAATGCATCTCTGGAAACAATGGCAACTGATcag cTACTTGACTTGTTTTCACTGGACAAtggcaaagagaaaaaatcaGAAATACAGGATGATGCCACGTCTAAAATTAGTGAGGTTCCAGGCATTAGCCGTTCTGTTTTAGAAATTCTCCCTGAACTATGGGAACAACAACAATATGACGATGAATATGACATTCAGTCATTTCTATCTACTTTAAA ATGA